The DNA region CGGCGGTGATCTCTCTGGCACTAACAAAGTACCCCAAAGATAATATCGCCGTGCCCCTCACCTGCTCGGTCGTTACAGCTGGCCAGACCACAAAAACATCCAGAAAATATGTGGCTTCGACCGGTgaatgaaaaggaggagaagacgtCCCGCTCGATGCTGCTCCCTTATGGATCCCCTTCAAAGCAGTCTTGGTGCTGTCATTGGCGTGTGGTTTTGAAGGAGATGTCTCGAGCGAGCATGAAGACTTGGCGCTGAGCGGCAGCCAAAACTTCTTATTGTTCAAATCGTCGTCCTCTGGGTCCGTCTCAAATTCTACTCGTCGTTCAAGCCTCTGGATGTACTCCCACTCCTTGCAAGCCTTGGCACAGTATGTCTTCAACTCGGAAACAAATGGCTGGCGTTTGGCCTCCAGCACAAGGCTTTCGAAGCAACTTGCGACGGATCTAACCACGGAATCGGTGCATTCGGTGCTGATGGAATCAGTGATGTTCCTGTACTCGGCAAGTGTCCGGAAGAGTACTGAGCGCAGGTGAGCCTCGACCTCTTCGTTTTCTTCGGCCAGATGGTCGAGGAATTTATTTAGCTCGGAGGATTTGTGTAGGAGATAGATGGGCTGGAAGATGGCATTGCGCAACTCATATCCAAGAATGGCGAGGAAAGTGGCTATTCGCATGTGTTTGGCGGTTGCGGAGTTGGAgacggggagagggaggatcCGATCAGTGCGGCTCAGAGCAGGGTGGCTCTTGATCGTGGTCCAGTTGACACCATTCAGGGGCAGGTCATCACAAAAGTATGTCTCGGCCAGTTTGACCGCAGAGGTGCGGATGGAGTCCATGATACTGCAACTTCACCCTTCAAAGTTAGCAATCATATCATAGTCAACTTGAACAAGAGTGAGGAGGACATACATGTGCTTGATATTTTCCGTAATGGGAACCAGCCTGGCTGAAAATGTTGATAATCTCTCAAGCTTGGCTGTCTCCTCACTCAGCTCCTGCTTCACGGAGTCAATCTGCCACTGCATCTTCCCCCTTTCGTCGCCCAGCTGCGTCTCATTGTcggcgagcttcttcttggcctcgaggTATTGGCACTCAAGAGTTTGCTTCTGCTTCAAAGCATCCTGGAGCTTTTTGGAAGCATCATCACCTTGCTTCCTAGCTGCGTCTAGACTTGCATGGAGTCTCGCAATCTGCCTGAGTGTATGGGTGTTATCACGTTCGAGATCGCTGTATTCCTTCCGGAGTTTTTTGTTCTCGGCGCCAATGGAGGCAACTTGCTTGACGACCGGATGGGATGCCAACGTAGTAAACAAATTCTCAATGTCGTCCAAAGAAGGCGGAGTTGTTgaagcggtggtgttggaggaggagagagttGCCAGTTTCCCGGTGGACATGCTGGTCAGAGTCAGCTAATATTGTGGGTTTTAATCAGGTGGTTGATTAAGGGGGAAGACACGTTGGAGAGTATGACACCATGTGGGACTGAAATTTTGCCTGTTCGAATGTTGGGAAGGAGGCATTATGGCGGACAACCACCTTCTTTTCAACTTGCTCGACAGTTTCATCATCTGCATCATTGCTTGTCAAATCTGGCTGATTCTCTCACACCAACATCCTGTGCCACCCATCTCCTCTCGTGGCCAATAATGGCACGATGGGCCTCAGTGCGTTGATTGTCCAGCACCTTCCCACATGAAGCTCAGCCTTCCATTTCAAAGTGAAGCTTGTGGTCAGACCCCGAATCTTCATCAGGATTCTCACAGAAAAAACACTTTGATCATGATATGCGATGAGCCAGTGAGGCGAGCAggtcatcacctccccccatgTTGATGCAAGCCATAAATCAAGTCCGGGCCCGCCACCAATCAATGTTCGGTACTGTCTCCGGATAGACAACCAATTGCCGGTGTCTTTCCGGAGCAAACGGACTGATAGCATTTGATCCATATGCCTCTTTCCATCGGGATGATGCCGTGGCATGGAAACTTGAAAGTTTGACAATGGAATTGTGATAGAAGAGCCAATGCTATTTTTACCTGCTGAGATGGCCAGTCATGACGAAATGCCGTTTTATGTTGAGTCGCAAACCAAGCCTCACTCTGCGGTTCTCCGTGGTCAGGTGGGTTTGATGAGATGGCTTCACGTGTAGGTTCTTTTGGAACAAACGGATTCAAGTGACCTTGGCCCTGATCTTGATAGCTGTCAGATTGTGATATCTATGTACCTAGAGCTATCAAACTCAATATGCTGTGCAACCATGCAACCATTACTCCGTTTGATAAAGACTACCTGCAGCCCTTATACAACGCATATCTCCAcacccaacctcaacaactacaacaCAAGGACAGCGCGATTAGTTCAGTGGTTAGAATACTCGCTTCCCATCTCGCTCTTGGAAAAGCGAGGGACCCGAGTTCGAATCTCGGATCGCGCAGCTGATACTGATTCGCTTCTTTTTGGTTAGCTTTGGTGCTAACATGGCAGGCGTGGTCAACTTCTTTTTGGCAGAAGGAGCGGAGGTGAGTCGGGAAGGGGCGGTGGACCCCTCGGCCCGAACTGGGTACAGTTCAATGGATTCATCTGAGGTTACCCGGTCGAGGACTACCAAAGAGTGGAGGTATGAGAGTGATGCTCAACAGGAAACAACGGTTGATGGGCATGTGTTTTGAAAACGGATTAGGTACTTCAGGGTTGGGACTTGTGTTAGTTAGATACCTACCCAGTTCAAGACTCGCGAGGAGAGGTAAATGTGACTCCACTGCTAACTCGGTGACAACATTGTAACGGGTCTATTTGTCTTGTTGAATTGTTTAGACCATAGACTTGCTTATGTTGAGCGGTTGGAGTAGTTGTGGTCTCCGAGAAAGACACTGATTTCTGCGTGCCCTATCCAGATTCACAAACTTGACGTCCTGAGGCGAAGTAACGACTTGAAAGTCACGCATGTTGAGGTGAAGCAGTATGGCATTGCCGTTTAACCCACGAGGCTGAATGAAGCCTTCATCGAACGAGTTATATGAGCATCGGTGGAATTAGAAACTTGATGCCACTCGCCATCTCATTGACTGTAGTACTAATTGCTATCACACAACAGAGGTCTCCAATCTCGCGGCAGCCGATGCAGGTCAGACTTTTCCACAACCGAGACAGCAGCTGTGCCTCCTTGCGGAAAAGGAAGCTCCATGGTGATGCGGCCCGAGCTCCTTTTTGTGAAACGTCGCGAGTGTGGAAGAGACGAAGGGCACGAGCCACCCTGCGCCGCGAGCCACGCATCCGGCAACAGAAGCGGAAGCCTCCCGAGcgagaaaaaagagaaacggGAACGCTTTCGAAGCACACCCCTGTCATCATCCTGCTGACATTTAAGGCTTCAATATTTCCAACTGCTGAGCCTCCTCTGACAAACTGATGTAACCAGCCTGTTATTTTATCATGGTGCTGAGAAGGCGCCTTTACTGtgtctctttttctttcctttcgaATGcaatgaatgaatgaatgcaTGGATGGATGAATGAATGCGCCGCCAATCGATGAACTCCGCCGTGTTACCATCGTCTGTTTATCCCGAAACCACTGAGAGCTAGGAACCGGATCTCACTTGGCTCCATGGCCAGACCGGCCGGCGACCAGCTGAACGCTCacgcagcaccagcaacaaaTGGCCATATGGGCATCTCGCAGCCATTCTCCTCTCAACCACTTTCCACAACCCAGCTTATCAGCCACATTCCCAAAATCCTCCCTCACGAGCGCGTCTTCCCCATACAGATAGGGTCTGAGCTCTTCAAACTATCGGGCGCATCGCTATCATCCGATGGTATGTATATCATCTGAATGGGTGGAGGGAATGAGCACAAATTGACTGACATGAACAGCGCCGTCGTACTTTTCCCAATACTTTCTGTGTCAGCTAAAACAGGCCGAAGAAAATGGAGAAGACATTTCCAACGCCATCCGGACCTTGTCCATCGATCGTGATCCAGACACGTTTAAAGACATTGCTCTACACCTTCAGGGGTATCATGTGAAACCGCGAGA from Podospora pseudocomata strain CBS 415.72m chromosome 3, whole genome shotgun sequence includes:
- a CDS encoding hypothetical protein (EggNog:ENOG503P660), which encodes MSTGKLATLSSSNTTASTTPPSLDDIENLFTTLASHPVVKQVASIGAENKKLRKEYSDLERDNTHTLRQIARLHASLDAARKQGDDASKKLQDALKQKQTLECQYLEAKKKLADNETQLGDERGKMQWQIDSVKQELSEETAKLERLSTFSARLVPITENIKHIIMDSIRTSAVKLAETYFCDDLPLNGVNWTTIKSHPALSRTDRILPLPVSNSATAKHMRIATFLAILGYELRNAIFQPIYLLHKSSELNKFLDHLAEENEEVEAHLRSVLFRTLAEYRNITDSISTECTDSVVRSVASCFESLVLEAKRQPFVSELKTYCAKACKEWEYIQRLERRVEFETDPEDDDLNNKKFWLPLSAKSSCSLETSPSKPHANDSTKTALKGIHKGAASSGTSSPPFHSPVEATYFLDVFVVWPAVTTEQVRGTAILSLGYFVSAREITAAMMEQRELSATKDQHRAARGGRRKSRAMSVAGHSLGENGNATGRSVSFLSTQVGNGPKGS